One window of Lemur catta isolate mLemCat1 chromosome 3, mLemCat1.pri, whole genome shotgun sequence genomic DNA carries:
- the RHOC gene encoding rho-related GTP-binding protein RhoC, producing MAAIRKKLVIVGDGACGKTCLLIVFSKDQFPEVYVPTVFENYIADIEVDGKQVELALWDTAGQEDYDRLRPLSYPDTDVILMCFSIDSPDSLENIPEKWTPEVKHFCPNVPIILVGNKKDLRQDEHTRRELAKMKQEPVRSEEGRDMANRISAFGYLECSAKTKEGVREVFEMATRAGLQVRKNKRRKGCPIL from the exons ATGGCTGCAATCCGAAAGAAGCTGGTGATCGTGGGGGATGGTGCCTGTGGGAAGACGTGCCTCCTCATCGTCTTCAGCAAGGACCAGTTTCCAGAGGTCTACGTCCCTACCGTCTTTGAGAACTATATCGCAGACATCGAGGTGGATGGCAAGCAG GTGGAGCTGGCTCTGTGGGACACAGCAGGGCAGGAAGACTACGATCGGCTGCGGCCTCTCTCCTACCCGGACACCGATGTCATCCTCATGTGCTTCTCCATCGACAGCCCCGACAGCCTGG AAAACATTCCTGAGAAGTGGACCCCGGAGGTGAAGCACTTCTGCCCCAACGTGCCCATCATCCTCGTGGGAAATAAGAAGGACCTGAGGCAAGACGAGCATACCAGGAGGGAGCTGGCCAAGATGAAGCAG GAGCCTGTTCGGTCTGAGGAAGGCCGGGACATGGCGAACCGGATCAGTGCCTTCGGCTACCTTGAGTGCTCAGCCAAGACCAAGGAGGGGGTTCGGGAGGTATTCGAGATGGCCACTCGCGCCGGCCTCCAGGTCCGCAAGAATAAGCGCCGGAAGGGCTGTCCCATCCTCTGA